In a genomic window of Lepisosteus oculatus isolate fLepOcu1 chromosome 3, fLepOcu1.hap2, whole genome shotgun sequence:
- the LOC107076664 gene encoding uncharacterized protein, translated as MLQQNNNNNYSCLERGRGSSSRKIISEAGAEGGGPPFTSLLQVASFQEFRGTARPAPKTKGFRSWAVSSVCAKGRKRAAAPKSDHRPCPQGADGATVSKTRPGNGTPAGANANTSSRLRKCGGRPAQVRSSFSLGVQINAATGICWRSPRSRASNVGSLVTVATLKASEGSKTQTQCFFLQSDAKSYCCATRSHYKRPSPYIGSEFSTQTQGKSVFVGGGRPGGSMTGEASYSGMERRADGVAERAVRVGSKQGNRAGQEGPALDVVTIDLSPVPKGDEPRESLPSEEKEAGDQGEENEPGKGEGKRETCTVPNFPEAEGRENTGAEKDGRDCPSTPGQVQMLVQNCAVQRGSECPGSRNQKRPPVGMRRAVSKEHNHMSRLFREEEASVVPQSQPHHHCCSLSECSRPRGNVSGPENAAKQDVQSEHEPNSSLARLAKLTLDDDKDTDQDTRDFKGKVTVTLCDRKEDWQEKDDTSQNVSLIQHNQDGSPWDLEEAESRNPRGLSEKLHSESVGNDRVMGTSDHTGRGLDDPWEQQSSPDDGLARPFCRSCSAVLREQPQITCADDPELRRGNSGSDQTTQFVTSDCIKEWLEGAEDFSRSKAEDSPGPVEMTGNTGMGSSGSPRCESKRRVESSHDGKWRECWREKAKTSEKVSLPKDYAYNSNKAVSHTTTDTRERTNNDGNETGLNSQEGTLKQRALVTDFSEGTDRGCRSAGNAEPGEADSACFSVCANSPSRGPGTAAAARAPAGPNPSAPVTMVTLSAQERSLPEVEGRLLPQHSMGEPHGHRSTAANERGSPDIEQGAGDDEFGVFVQAGEPFSWDDSFTDFRQVPCGLRESNEEVWTAFPQEGSDGQNAGEEKWPPSGPAGQWWHESALEEPRSTPLDLAALFRESFPSTGSSFCEAEHVPTLHQLLQRKPGDKDATGEERCLLEGLQDVNEMIGFRIKWAESVSQTLLLHSLRIDPDSRESVENSWTMGDSPSHSQLKIRQWSPADRNTKTKLSYDINKNVLA; from the exons ATGCtacagcaaaacaacaacaacaactactCGTGCCTGGAGAGGGGCcgcggcagcagcagcaggaagaTCATCTCGGAAGCTGGGGCCGAAGGCGGCGGCCCGCCGTTCACCAGCCTCCTGCAGGTCGCCTCCTTCCAGGAGTTCCGCGGCACGGCGCGCCCGGCACCGAAAACCAAGGGCTTCAGGAGCTGGGCGGTCAGCAGCGTCTGCGCCAAAGGCAGGAAGAGGGCCGCCGCTCCCAAGAGCGATCACCGGCCTTGTCCCCAAGGAGCCGATGGGGCCACTGTGAGCAAAACCAGACCGGGGAACGGCACTCCTGCCGGCGCCAACGCCAACACCAGCTCTCGGCTGAGAAAATGCGGCGGCAGGCCGGCTCAAGTGAGGAGCAGCTTCAGTCTGGGGGTACAAATTAATGCAGCGACGGGCATATGCTGGAGAAGCCCGAGAAGCAGAGCTAGCAATGTGGGATCATTGGTAACCGTGGCAACTTTGAAAGCCTCTGAAGGCAGCAAAACACAGACCCAGTGCTTTTTCCTGCAGTCTGACGCTAAGAGCTACTGCTGCGCAACCAGGAGTCATTACAAGAGGCCTTCTCCATATATCGGCTCTGAATTCTCCACCCAGACGCAAGGGAAATCTGTTTTTGTAGGCGGGGGAAGGCCAGGAGGCTCAATgacaggggaagccagttactcTGGGATGGAGCGCCGTGCAGATGGCGTGGCAGAAAGGGCAGTGAGGGTGGGCAGCAAACAGGGCAATCGCGCAGGACAGGAAGGGCCAGCTTTGGATGTTGTGACCATTGACCTGAGCCCGGTCCCAAAAGGGGATGAACCCCGAGAGTCCCTTCCCTCCGAAGAGAAGGAAGCAGGGGACCAGGGGGAAGAGAACGAGCCAGGAAAAGGAGAAGGGAAACGGGAAACCTGCACCGTGCCAAATTTCCCAGAGGCGGAGGGACGGGAGAACACAGGCGCGGAGAAAGATGGGAGAGACTGCCCATCGACCCCAGGCCAGGTTCAAATGTTGGTGCAGAACTGTGCTGTTCAAAGGGGATCAGAATGCCCAGGAAGCAGGAATCAAAAGAGACCTCCAGTGGGAATGAGGAGGGCTGTCTCAAAGGAGCACAATCACATGTCTCGGCTCTTCAGGGAAGAGGAGGCCTCTGTGGTACCTCAGTCTCAGCCACACCATCACTGCTGCTCTCTCTCAGAGTGCTCCAGGCCCAGAGGTAATGTCAGCGGCCCAGAGAACGCTGCCAAGCAAGATGTACAGAGTGAGCATGAACCAAACTCTTCACTCGCCAGACTTGCAAAACTAACCCTTGATGATGATAAAGACACAGACCAGGACACCAGAGATTTCAAAGGCAAAGTTACGGTAACTCTTTGCGACCGGAAAGAGGACTGGCAAGAGAAAGATGATACAAGCCAGAATGTCTCCCTTATCCAGCACAATCAAGACGGTTCTCCTTGGGATCTGGAAGAAGCTGAAAGCCGGAATCCCAGGGGTCTCAGTGAGAAACTTCAcagtgagtctgttggtaatgacCGAGTGATGGGGACCTCAGACCACACAGGGAGAGGGCTGGATGACCCATGGGAGCAGCAGAGCTCTCCTGATGATGGTCTAGCCAGGCCTTTCTGCCGGTCCTGCTCTGCAGTCCTCCGGGAGCAGCCACAGATCACTTGTGCTGATGACCCTGAGCTTCGTAGGGGCAATTCAGGCTCCGACCAGACAACACAATTTGTGACGTCAGACTGCATAAAGGAATGGCTCGAAGGTGCTGAGGATTTCTCCAGATCTAAGGCCGAGGATAGCCCCGGACCAGTGGAAATGACTGGGAACACTGGAATGGGCAGTTCTGGCAGTCCCAGGTGTGAAAGCAAAAGACGTGTCGAAAGCAGTCATGATGGAAAATGGAGGGAATGCTGGAGAGAAAAGGCAAAAACGTCAGAGAAGGTGTCCCTGCCAAAAGATTATGCTTACAACAGTAACAAGGCTGTAAGCCACACAACAACTGACACACGTGAGAGAACTAACAATGACGGGAATGAGACGGGCCTGAATTCCCAAGAGGGAACCTTGAAACAGAGGGCTCTGGTAACAGACTTTAGTGAAGGAACAGACCGTGGATGCAGAAGTGCAGGGAACGCCGAGCCTGGGGAAGCAGACTCTGCCTGCTTTTCTGTGTGTGCCAATTCCCCCTCAAGAGGCCCTGGGACTGCAGCAGCAGCACGAGCCCCAGCCGGGCCTAATCCATCAGCGCCGGTAACCATGGTGACCCTCTCAGCCCAGGAGAGATCCCTGCCTGAGGTTGAAGGTCGCCTGCTTCCCCAGCACTCGATGGGAGAGCCCCACGGTCACAGAAGCACAGCGGCTAATGAGAGGGGAAGCCCCGATATCGAACAAGGCGCCGGAGATGACGAGTTTGGCGTTTTTGTGCAGGCAGGGGAGCCTTTCTCCTGGGACGACAGCTTCACTGACTTTCGCCAAGTGCCTTGTGGACTGAGGGAGAGCAATG AGGAGGTGTGGACGGCGTTTCCACAAGAGGGCAGCGATGGGCAGAACGCAGGGGAGGAGAAATGGCCGCCGTCCGGCCCAGCGGGGCAGTGGTGGCACGAGAGCGCTCTGGAGGAACCCAGAAGCACCCCGCTGGACCTG GCTGCTTTGTTCCGGGAGTCTTTTCCCAGCACAGGATCTTCCTTCTGCGAGGCAGAGCATGTCCCTACGCTGCATCAGCTCCTGCAGAGAAAGCCTGGAGATAAAGATGCAACTGGGGAAgaaag GTGCTTGCTGGAGGGGCTTCAGGATGTGAATGAGATGATTGGCTTCAGAATCAAATGGGCAGAGTCGGTCTCTCAGACACTCCTCCTGCATTCTCTCCGTATCGACCcagacagcagg GAGAGTGTGGAAAACTCCTGGACGATGGGTGACAGCCCCTCCCACAGCCAGCTCAAAATTCGGCAGTGGAGCCCCGCTGACCGCAACACCAAGACCAAGCTGTCCTACGACATCAACAAGAACGTACTGGCTTGA
- the kcnk6 gene encoding potassium channel subfamily K member 6, which yields MSSGYRSWVLLLVFVLFYFTFLLLGALVFSAIERPEEARLKSELRLLKAQFLNQSCVNATSLENFLDKVLTANKYGVSILQNSSATTNWDFASSLFFASTLVTTVGYGHTTPLSDGGKAFSIVFALLGVPFTMLVLTASVQRLMHLLTYRPVGACQRRAGLEQKTAALLHFAVMLLLVVVCFFAVPAAIFTTIEGNWTYLDSFYFCFISLCTIGLGDYVPGEQPGQRLQSLYKILVMVYLFLGLMGMFLVLRSFHKLADLHGLTAFFHLPHCEEEEEDEESIITSSQESHSSVDKSRSPLDPGSQVSYSSINR from the exons ATGTCTTCAGGTTACAGATCATGGGTCCTACTCCTGGTCTTTGTcctgttttatttcacttttctgTTGCTGGGCGCTCTCGTCTTCTCGGCCATCGAGCGACCCGAAGAAGCGAGGTTGAAAAGCGAGCTCCGTTTGCTCAAGGCTCAGTTTCTGAACCAGAGCTGCGTCAACGCCACCTCTCTCGAAAACTTCTTAGACAAAGTTTTGACCGCTAACAAATACGGCGTCTCCATCCTTCAAAACTCTTCCGCCACCACAAACTGGGACTTCGCTTCGTCCTTGTTTTTCGCCAGCACACTTGTGACAACAGTGG GCTATGGGCACACCACGCCCCTCTCGGACGGCGGCAAGGCCTTCTCCATTGTGTTCGCCCTCCTCGGCGTGCCCTTCACCATGCTGGTGCTGACCGCCAGCGTGCAGCGGCTCATGCACCTCCTGACCTACCGCCCCGTGGGGGCGTGCCAGCGCAGGGCCGGGCTGGAGCAGAAGACGGCCGCCCTGCTCCACTTCGCCGTCATGCTGCTGCTGGTCGTGGTCTGCTTCTTCGCTGTCCCGGCGGCCATCTTCACCACCATTGAGGGGAACTGGACCTACCTGGACTCCTTTTACTTCTGCTTCATCTCCCTCTGCACCATCGGCCTGGGAGACTACGTGCCCGGGGAACAGCCCGGGCAGAGGCTGCAATCCCTCTACAAGATCCTGGTCATGG TTTACCTCTTCCTGGGCCTGATGGGGATGTTCCTGGTCCTGCGCTCCTTCCACAAACTGGCTGACCTCCATGGACTCACTGCTTTCTTCCACCTGCCTCActgcgaggaagaggaggaggacgaggagTCCATCATTACCTCCAGCCAGGAGAGCCACAGCAGCGTTGACAAGTCGCGCAGTCCGCTGGACCCTGGCTCCCAGGTCTCTTACAGCTCCATCAACAGATAG